Proteins from a single region of Fundidesulfovibrio magnetotacticus:
- a CDS encoding ABC transporter substrate-binding protein, whose amino-acid sequence MKKFLVALLVAAFAFPAAAFGADTIKIGFNIPLTGDIPKVGEMSKNAAEMLKEKINGAGGLDVGGKKYQLEFVYVDNEAKPESAVNAALKLIEGEKVLAMVGPQGSGRAIPAAEVANNNKTVMISGWSTNPKTTLDRPYVFRACFLDDFQGPVAAKFAAEQLKAKKAAVLYAVDQDYCKGISEFFKKDFEKTNGAGSVVAYETFTTKDVDFSAQLTKIIKANPDMLFVPQYYNEVGLIVKQARDLGFKGPILGSDSWGSAELMNLCGDDCKGQYFVTHYAAAGAKGATKEFIDAFTGKFKQVPDDVAALTWDATGMVLAAVQKMGAPSGDLAKDRTALRDAMASMRGYDGITGKMSYDGKTGDPVKCAVIVKITDKGEFSFHESVCP is encoded by the coding sequence ATGAAAAAATTCCTCGTTGCCTTGCTGGTCGCGGCCTTCGCCTTCCCGGCGGCCGCATTCGGCGCCGACACCATTAAAATCGGCTTCAACATCCCGCTCACGGGCGACATCCCCAAAGTGGGCGAGATGAGCAAGAACGCCGCCGAGATGCTCAAGGAAAAGATCAACGGCGCCGGCGGCCTGGACGTGGGCGGGAAAAAGTACCAGCTCGAATTCGTCTACGTGGACAACGAGGCCAAGCCCGAATCCGCCGTGAACGCCGCGCTGAAGCTCATCGAGGGCGAGAAAGTGCTGGCCATGGTCGGCCCCCAGGGCTCCGGCCGCGCCATCCCCGCCGCCGAAGTGGCCAACAACAACAAGACCGTCATGATCTCGGGCTGGTCCACCAACCCCAAGACCACCCTTGACCGCCCCTACGTGTTCCGCGCCTGCTTCCTCGACGACTTCCAGGGCCCCGTGGCCGCCAAGTTCGCCGCCGAGCAGCTCAAGGCCAAGAAGGCCGCCGTGCTCTACGCCGTGGACCAGGACTACTGCAAAGGCATCTCCGAGTTCTTCAAGAAGGACTTCGAGAAGACCAACGGCGCCGGCTCCGTGGTGGCCTACGAGACCTTCACCACCAAGGACGTGGACTTCTCCGCCCAGCTGACCAAGATCATCAAGGCCAACCCCGACATGCTCTTCGTGCCCCAGTACTACAACGAAGTGGGCCTGATCGTGAAGCAGGCCCGCGACCTGGGCTTCAAGGGCCCCATCCTGGGCTCCGACTCCTGGGGCTCCGCCGAACTCATGAACCTCTGCGGCGACGACTGCAAGGGCCAGTACTTCGTGACCCACTACGCCGCTGCCGGCGCCAAGGGCGCGACCAAGGAGTTCATCGACGCCTTCACCGGCAAGTTCAAGCAGGTGCCCGACGACGTGGCCGCCCTCACCTGGGACGCCACCGGCATGGTGCTGGCCGCCGTCCAGAAGATGGGCGCCCCCTCCGGCGACCTGGCCAAGGACCGCACCGCCCTGCGTGACGCCATGGCCTCCATGCGCGGCTACGATGGCATCACCGGCAAGATGAGCTACGACGGCAAGACCGGCGACCCGGTCAAGTGCGCCGTGATCGTCAAGATCACCGACAAGGGCGAGTTCTCCTTCCACGAGTCCGTCTGCCCGTAA
- a CDS encoding DUF2142 domain-containing protein, with amino-acid sequence MTSPDRLWTLLWRAATAGTLGLVVAMALLSAFAAHPDEKDHVGAGEYYMRYWDPPAVGDERARGAYSNYGVSYLNQLDAVYFFAGKFAVLARPLVGQDHVALRLFNVLLFALLTAMAWSVPGRWRLALLPLYLTPQAWYVFSYFNGDALPLALSMGAVWLCAVRLASGSESVGRGWVWGMGLLLGLLTVSKQNYYVYLVFFVAFWTMAAGARRGLPGVGGREAWLALGLAALIFGARYGAHLMVAAAQPPDAQHRLAEQMAAPEFKPSAQVDGKGFWGSRMRSKGVTLAEMFTGEWKWHVFTFRSAFGKYGAMDVEAPLLFYRWIGRAAAVFGLAYAAALLRAGMWARGAFALWFAFALLTVGQSLWHSWNNDFQSQGRYLFPILPMTGCVLALLGPELGRGRAWLWGLGAILWVMSAWSFTAVGLARIPC; translated from the coding sequence GTGACCTCGCCTGATCGCCTTTGGACGCTGCTTTGGCGCGCCGCCACGGCGGGAACGTTGGGGCTGGTGGTGGCGATGGCGTTGCTGAGCGCTTTCGCGGCGCATCCCGACGAGAAGGATCACGTGGGCGCGGGGGAGTACTACATGCGGTACTGGGATCCTCCGGCGGTGGGCGACGAGCGTGCCAGGGGGGCCTACAGCAACTACGGGGTGTCGTACCTCAACCAGTTGGACGCGGTGTATTTCTTCGCGGGCAAGTTCGCGGTGCTGGCGCGGCCTCTGGTGGGGCAGGATCATGTTGCTCTGCGTCTGTTCAACGTGCTGCTGTTCGCGTTGCTGACGGCGATGGCATGGAGCGTGCCCGGGCGGTGGCGTCTGGCGTTGCTGCCTTTGTACCTGACGCCCCAGGCCTGGTACGTGTTCAGTTATTTCAACGGCGACGCGTTGCCGTTGGCGCTGAGCATGGGCGCCGTGTGGCTGTGCGCGGTGCGCCTGGCGTCCGGATCGGAGTCCGTGGGGCGCGGCTGGGTGTGGGGCATGGGGTTGCTGCTTGGACTTTTGACGGTCTCCAAGCAGAATTACTATGTGTATCTGGTGTTTTTCGTGGCGTTCTGGACCATGGCGGCGGGCGCGCGCAGGGGCTTGCCGGGGGTGGGCGGCCGGGAGGCGTGGCTGGCGCTGGGGCTGGCGGCGTTGATCTTCGGCGCGCGATACGGGGCGCACCTGATGGTGGCGGCGGCGCAGCCGCCGGACGCGCAGCACAGGCTGGCGGAGCAGATGGCCGCGCCGGAGTTCAAGCCTTCGGCGCAGGTGGACGGCAAGGGGTTCTGGGGGTCGCGGATGCGCTCCAAGGGCGTGACGCTGGCGGAGATGTTCACGGGCGAGTGGAAGTGGCACGTGTTCACGTTCCGCAGCGCGTTCGGCAAGTACGGGGCAATGGACGTGGAAGCGCCGCTCTTGTTCTACCGGTGGATCGGCCGCGCGGCGGCGGTGTTCGGGCTGGCCTACGCGGCGGCGCTGTTGCGGGCGGGGATGTGGGCGCGCGGGGCGTTCGCGCTGTGGTTTGCGTTCGCGCTGCTCACGGTGGGGCAGTCCTTGTGGCACTCGTGGAACAACGATTTCCAGTCGCAGGGGCGGTATCTGTTCCCGATTTTGCCCATGACGGGCTGCGTGCTGGCGCTGCTTGGCCCGGAACTGGGGCGCGGCCGGGCGTGGCTGTGGGGCCTGGGGGCGATCTTGTGGGTGATGTCCGCGTGGTCGTTCACGGCGGTGGGGCTGGCGCGGATACCGTGCTGA
- a CDS encoding D-sedoheptulose 7-phosphate isomerase, translating to MSTDALEIVHEHAREGAQLRERFFRENGQAVVAAGRTLALCLAKGGKILFCGNGGSAADAQHLAAEFVNRFQLERPPLPALALTTDTSVLTAIGNDYGFDQVFSKQVQALGRPGDVLVGISTSGNSPNVVAAMRLAREKGLTTIGMAGKNGEIVQFSDLALLVPHGVTAMVQEIHIACGHLLCKLADHYLFEAVMELKPYLDAAP from the coding sequence ATGTCCACCGACGCCCTCGAGATCGTCCACGAGCACGCACGGGAAGGCGCTCAGTTGCGCGAACGTTTCTTTCGCGAGAACGGACAGGCCGTGGTCGCCGCCGGGCGCACACTCGCCCTGTGCCTCGCCAAGGGCGGAAAAATCCTCTTCTGCGGCAACGGCGGCTCCGCGGCCGACGCCCAGCACCTGGCCGCCGAGTTCGTCAACCGCTTCCAGCTCGAACGCCCGCCGCTCCCCGCCCTGGCCTTGACCACCGACACCTCCGTCCTTACAGCCATCGGCAACGACTACGGCTTCGACCAGGTCTTCTCCAAGCAGGTGCAGGCCCTCGGACGCCCCGGCGACGTGCTCGTGGGCATCTCCACCTCGGGCAACAGCCCCAACGTGGTGGCCGCCATGCGCCTCGCCAGGGAAAAAGGGCTGACCACCATCGGCATGGCAGGAAAAAACGGCGAGATCGTCCAGTTCAGCGACCTGGCGCTCCTGGTGCCCCACGGCGTCACCGCCATGGTCCAGGAGATCCACATCGCCTGCGGGCACCTGCTCTGCAAGCTGGCCGACCACTACCTCTTCGAGGCCGTCATGGAACTCAAGCCATATCTCGACGCCGCGCCCTGA
- a CDS encoding FmdB family zinc ribbon protein, which yields MPIYEYRCNQCGADFEELVFGDAKPPCPQCGSQDTGKLMSACRHTAGHNPGGYQGSTVPASVPRSGGCAGCSGGSCSTCK from the coding sequence ATGCCCATCTACGAATACCGCTGCAACCAGTGCGGCGCGGACTTCGAGGAACTCGTCTTCGGAGACGCCAAGCCCCCCTGCCCCCAGTGCGGCTCCCAGGACACCGGCAAGCTCATGAGCGCCTGCCGTCACACCGCCGGACACAACCCAGGCGGCTACCAGGGGTCCACCGTTCCCGCCTCCGTCCCCAGGAGCGGAGGCTGCGCCGGATGCTCCGGCGGGAGCTGCTCAACGTGCAAATGA
- the cobT gene encoding nicotinate-nucleotide--dimethylbenzimidazole phosphoribosyltransferase, whose protein sequence is MHSRLKALTDPIAPVDASLVPAIQARLDDLTKPQGSLGRMEELALRLALIQGGGKPQADPAALFTCAGDHGVAQEGVSLFPQEVTRQMVLNFMGGGAGINVLARQAGAELVVVDAGCAGPDFPEHPGLVRAKVAPGTQNMAKGPAMTIEQCLQALELGASLASQAAGRGVRVIGTGDMGIANTTPSTALYCAFLDLTPEAVAGPGTGLAPEAVSRKARVIETCLAVNREAVASGDPLAILAALGGYEIACIAGLILGGAANRQAVLVDGFISTAACVAAMRMAPAVKDYCFFSHASAEPGHKAVMRALDANPLLDLGLRLGEGTGAALALMLLRASAAVLNEMATFSQAGVSRQDG, encoded by the coding sequence ATGCACTCTCGCCTCAAGGCCCTCACCGACCCCATCGCCCCCGTGGACGCCTCCCTCGTCCCCGCGATCCAGGCCCGCCTGGACGACCTCACCAAGCCCCAGGGCAGCCTGGGACGCATGGAAGAGCTGGCCCTGCGCCTGGCCCTCATCCAGGGCGGCGGCAAACCCCAGGCAGACCCGGCCGCGCTCTTCACCTGCGCCGGAGACCACGGAGTGGCCCAGGAGGGCGTGAGCCTCTTCCCGCAGGAGGTCACCCGGCAGATGGTGCTCAACTTCATGGGCGGCGGCGCGGGCATCAACGTGCTGGCCCGCCAGGCCGGAGCGGAACTCGTGGTGGTGGACGCCGGATGCGCCGGGCCGGACTTCCCGGAACACCCGGGCCTGGTGCGCGCAAAGGTGGCCCCGGGCACGCAAAACATGGCCAAAGGCCCGGCCATGACCATCGAACAATGCCTGCAAGCCCTGGAACTGGGCGCTTCCCTGGCCAGCCAGGCCGCCGGGCGCGGCGTGCGCGTCATCGGCACCGGCGACATGGGCATCGCCAACACCACGCCCTCCACCGCCCTCTACTGCGCCTTCCTGGATCTGACCCCCGAAGCCGTCGCCGGCCCCGGCACCGGGCTCGCCCCCGAGGCCGTCAGCCGCAAGGCCCGGGTGATCGAGACCTGCCTCGCCGTGAACCGCGAGGCCGTGGCCTCGGGCGACCCCCTGGCCATCCTCGCCGCGCTGGGCGGCTACGAGATCGCCTGCATCGCCGGGCTGATCCTGGGCGGCGCGGCCAACCGCCAGGCCGTGCTGGTGGACGGCTTCATCTCCACCGCCGCCTGCGTGGCCGCCATGCGCATGGCCCCCGCCGTCAAGGACTACTGCTTCTTCAGCCACGCCTCGGCCGAACCCGGGCACAAGGCCGTGATGCGCGCCCTGGACGCAAACCCCCTGCTCGACCTTGGCCTGCGCCTGGGCGAAGGCACTGGCGCGGCCCTGGCCCTGATGCTCCTGCGCGCCTCGGCCGCCGTGCTCAACGAAATGGCCACCTTCTCCCAGGCCGGGGTGAGCCGCCAGGACGGCTGA
- the hemC gene encoding hydroxymethylbilane synthase, with protein MQMSLTIATRGSKLALWQAHHIKGLLEARHPGLGVQLLILKTQGDKILDVPLAKVGGKGLFVKEIEEALADGRADLAVHSMKDVPVERRPGLVLGPIPRREDLADALLATQYPSLEALPRRAVVGTSSLRRQAQLLALRPDLEIRMLRGNLDTRVGKLLDGQFDAIVVAAAGLNRLGLTAPHNVRLGPPDFLPAVAQGALGLEFRADDAKTRDLTAFLDHPDTRDAVDAERAFLARLEGGCQVPIAAHGRLEGDQVALTGLVADPDGKRPVRAERRAPRGQAMELGRLVAEDVLAQGGGDILRAVYGQGKA; from the coding sequence GTGCAAATGAGCCTCACCATCGCCACCCGCGGCTCCAAGCTGGCCCTCTGGCAGGCCCACCACATCAAGGGACTCCTCGAAGCCCGCCACCCGGGCCTGGGCGTCCAGCTGCTCATCCTCAAGACCCAGGGCGACAAGATCCTCGACGTGCCCCTGGCCAAGGTGGGCGGCAAGGGCCTCTTCGTGAAGGAGATCGAGGAAGCCCTGGCCGACGGACGCGCCGACCTCGCCGTGCACTCCATGAAGGACGTGCCCGTGGAACGCCGCCCGGGCCTGGTCCTCGGCCCCATCCCCCGGCGCGAAGACCTGGCCGACGCCCTGCTCGCCACGCAGTACCCCTCCCTCGAAGCGCTCCCCCGGCGCGCCGTGGTGGGCACCTCCAGCCTGCGCCGCCAGGCCCAGCTCCTGGCGCTGCGCCCGGACCTGGAGATACGCATGCTGCGCGGCAACCTCGACACCCGCGTGGGCAAGCTCCTCGACGGCCAGTTCGACGCCATCGTCGTGGCCGCCGCAGGTCTCAACCGCCTGGGACTCACCGCGCCCCACAACGTCCGCCTCGGCCCCCCGGACTTCCTCCCCGCCGTGGCCCAGGGGGCCCTCGGGCTTGAATTCCGCGCCGACGACGCCAAGACCCGCGACCTCACCGCCTTCCTCGACCACCCCGACACCCGCGACGCCGTGGACGCCGAACGCGCCTTCCTCGCACGCCTCGAAGGCGGCTGCCAGGTGCCCATAGCCGCCCACGGACGCCTCGAGGGCGACCAGGTGGCGCTCACCGGACTCGTAGCGGACCCCGACGGCAAACGCCCCGTGCGCGCGGAACGCCGCGCGCCCCGCGGGCAGGCCATGGAACTGGGACGCCTCGTGGCCGAAGACGTGCTGGCCCAAGGAGGAGGCGACATCCTCCGTGCCGTCTACGGACAAGGCAAAGCCTAG